A DNA window from Paraclostridium bifermentans contains the following coding sequences:
- the fliB gene encoding flagellin lysine-N-methylase gives MKKYKNLRMDYYDNFRCSGNKCEDTCCKDWNISIDKKTYVLYKNLKNSEFKNKLMESIGRNRQSKSELDYAKIKLVNNKCPMLSEDGLCEVYNNLGEEHMCNTCKTYPRSYNLVEDIMESSLSISCIEVARNVLLRENSIEFNLDIKELDVKNIQKNINTKKFKTLREKYFNEIRIFSIGLIQNRSFSIEERLTILGLFIKTISELKEDLVIQTIQQYNNNIQNGNLKNLLNDIDNDKILDSQLEFLTNIYKIIISKNIKDQRFMDNFINIVNKLQLVSSNPELIKERFVESLNDFYNPFMKRYEYIYENYLVNYMFKNLFPISEMSLLDTYVNLVVNFSIIKMNLVGLCGHYKEEMDDDRVLHFIQSFAKVVEHDTTIVGKLHRYLSENEMNTFAHMVILMGK, from the coding sequence GTGAAGAAATATAAAAATTTAAGAATGGATTATTATGATAATTTCAGATGTTCTGGAAATAAATGTGAAGATACTTGTTGTAAAGATTGGAATATATCTATAGATAAAAAAACTTATGTGTTATATAAAAATTTAAAGAATTCAGAATTTAAAAATAAACTTATGGAGAGTATAGGAAGAAATAGACAGTCAAAATCTGAGCTTGATTATGCAAAAATAAAACTAGTAAACAATAAGTGTCCTATGCTATCTGAAGATGGGTTATGCGAAGTATATAATAATCTGGGAGAAGAACACATGTGCAACACGTGTAAAACTTATCCAAGAAGTTACAATTTAGTAGAAGATATAATGGAAAGTTCATTATCTATTTCTTGTATAGAAGTTGCAAGAAATGTATTGTTAAGAGAAAATTCTATAGAATTTAATTTAGATATAAAAGAATTAGACGTGAAAAACATTCAAAAAAACATAAATACTAAAAAATTTAAAACTCTTAGAGAAAAATACTTTAATGAAATAAGAATTTTTAGTATAGGATTAATACAAAATAGAAGTTTTTCTATAGAAGAAAGGTTAACAATATTAGGGTTATTTATTAAAACGATAAGCGAACTTAAAGAAGATTTAGTTATACAAACGATACAACAGTATAATAATAATATACAAAATGGTAATTTAAAAAATTTATTAAATGACATAGATAATGATAAAATTTTAGATTCTCAACTTGAATTTTTAACTAATATTTATAAAATTATAATAAGTAAAAACATAAAAGATCAAAGATTTATGGATAATTTTATTAATATAGTCAATAAACTTCAGTTAGTGAGCAGTAACCCAGAACTTATAAAGGAAAGATTTGTAGAATCATTAAATGATTTTTACAATCCTTTTATGAAAAGGTATGAATATATATATGAAAATTATCTAGTGAATTACATGTTTAAAAATCTCTTCCCTATAAGCGAGATGTCTTTATTAGATACTTATGTGAATCTTGTAGTTAATTTCTCTATAATAAAAATGAATCTTGTGGGACTTTGTGGTCATTATAAAGAAGAAATGGATGATGATAGGGTATTACACTTTATACAAAGTTTTGCTAAGGTTGTAGAGCATGATACAACTATAGTTGGTAAACTACATAGATATTTATCTGAAAATGAAATGAATACATTTGCTCATATGGTTATTCTTATGGGTAAATAA
- the fliE gene encoding flagellar hook-basal body complex protein FliE — protein MSGISTINAINNIATNNDLLTGASKTGKVEKENNFGDVIKEALDKVNDKQVQSNQKIQGLIKGENVSMHDVMLSAQEAQLSMQLMIEVRNKVYEAYQELNRVQL, from the coding sequence ATGAGTGGAATAAGTACTATAAATGCAATAAATAATATAGCAACAAATAATGATTTACTTACAGGAGCTAGTAAAACTGGAAAAGTTGAGAAAGAAAATAACTTTGGAGATGTAATTAAAGAAGCATTAGATAAAGTTAATGATAAGCAAGTACAATCAAACCAAAAAATCCAAGGTCTTATAAAAGGCGAAAATGTCTCTATGCATGATGTAATGTTGTCAGCTCAAGAAGCACAATTGTCAATGCAGCTGATGATTGAGGTTAGAAATAAGGTATATGAAGCTTATCAAGAGCTAAATAGAGTCCAATTATAA
- the flgC gene encoding flagellar basal body rod protein FlgC, with protein sequence MSIFSGMRISASALSAERLRMDIVSANVANMKTTRTPEGGAYRRKVAVFEENYDEKLGMLGVKSVDIEKDKSPLRKLYEPNHPDADAQGYVEYPNVDILVEMTDLMTASRSYESNIDTLNAQKSMISKALEIGR encoded by the coding sequence ATGAGTATTTTTTCAGGTATGAGAATAAGTGCAAGTGCACTATCGGCAGAGCGATTAAGAATGGATATTGTTTCAGCTAATGTAGCCAATATGAAAACAACTAGGACACCAGAGGGCGGAGCATATAGACGAAAAGTAGCTGTATTTGAAGAAAATTATGATGAAAAACTGGGTATGCTGGGAGTTAAGTCAGTGGATATAGAAAAAGATAAGTCTCCACTAAGAAAATTATACGAACCAAATCACCCAGATGCAGATGCTCAAGGATATGTCGAGTACCCTAACGTAGATATTCTTGTTGAAATGACTGATTTGATGACAGCATCTAGATCATATGAGTCAAATATAGATACATTAAATGCACAAAAAAGTATGATTTCAAAAGCTTTAGAAATAGGTAGGTAA
- a CDS encoding flagellar basal body protein — MEVYSLLKSGLDATELRSRVIANNIANINTPNYKRKYVEFEEALKDSMNKNVKPEIKTDKSSKVREDGNNIDLESEKVNQAATTLEYNALITLTNIKLGMSRSVITGR, encoded by the coding sequence ATGGAAGTATATAGTTTATTAAAATCAGGATTAGATGCAACTGAGTTAAGAAGTAGAGTTATTGCTAATAATATTGCAAATATTAATACCCCAAACTATAAGAGAAAATATGTAGAGTTTGAAGAGGCGCTAAAAGACTCTATGAATAAAAATGTTAAGCCAGAGATTAAGACAGATAAATCATCAAAAGTAAGAGAAGATGGTAATAACATTGATCTAGAAAGTGAAAAAGTTAACCAGGCAGCTACAACCCTTGAGTATAATGCACTTATAACGTTAACAAATATAAAACTGGGGATGAGTAGAAGTGTAATAACAGGGAGGTAA